One genomic segment of Desulforamulus reducens MI-1 includes these proteins:
- the coaBC gene encoding bifunctional phosphopantothenoylcysteine decarboxylase/phosphopantothenate--cysteine ligase CoaBC, with protein sequence MQAGKRITIGITGGIAAYKTTELVSSLVKAGSDVRVTMTSSACEFITPLTFEVLTGNTVHTDLFEREADGGVLHIELAQKTDLLVIVPATANIIGKTANGIADDLVSTLIMAATCPVLFCPAMNVNMYNNPIVQSNISKLKDMGYYFVEPAEGRLACGTTGRGRLADISAILHSINQRLTPQDMVGLTVLVTAGPTREPLDPVRYLTNRSSGKMGYALARMAALRGARVVLVSGPTHLEPPTPVETIQVETAAEMHDAVIRYAHSADLIIKAAAVSDYRPESISTQKIKKQAENLVIPLQKNPDILAELGRRKGQQQILVGFAAETHDLDRYARNKLSSKNLDLLVANDVTLPGAGFDCNTNIVRIFAADGSVEALPQMDKNKVASEILHRTIKLLRTHRGGR encoded by the coding sequence ATAGGGATTACCGGGGGGATTGCAGCCTATAAAACAACCGAACTGGTAAGTTCTCTGGTAAAAGCCGGGTCGGATGTTCGGGTTACCATGACCTCGTCAGCCTGTGAATTCATCACACCTCTTACCTTTGAAGTGCTAACTGGAAATACTGTGCACACAGACCTCTTTGAAAGAGAAGCCGACGGTGGTGTGCTGCATATTGAATTGGCCCAAAAAACTGATTTGCTGGTAATTGTTCCGGCAACGGCAAACATTATTGGCAAGACAGCTAATGGTATAGCAGATGACCTGGTATCCACGCTTATCATGGCAGCGACATGTCCAGTTCTTTTTTGTCCGGCCATGAATGTGAACATGTATAATAATCCCATTGTCCAGTCTAACATAAGTAAGCTTAAAGATATGGGCTATTACTTTGTAGAACCGGCAGAAGGCCGTTTGGCCTGTGGTACAACGGGCAGGGGACGTTTGGCAGATATTTCTGCCATATTACATAGTATTAACCAAAGGTTAACCCCCCAGGATATGGTGGGGTTAACGGTACTTGTCACCGCAGGTCCAACCAGAGAACCACTGGACCCGGTCCGTTATCTCACGAACCGTAGTTCAGGTAAAATGGGCTATGCCCTGGCAAGAATGGCTGCCCTAAGGGGTGCTAGAGTAGTATTAGTCAGTGGGCCTACCCATTTAGAGCCTCCGACCCCAGTTGAAACCATACAAGTAGAAACTGCGGCTGAGATGCATGATGCTGTTATAAGATATGCCCACAGCGCCGACCTTATTATTAAGGCTGCGGCGGTATCGGATTATCGCCCAGAGTCAATTAGTACACAAAAAATAAAGAAACAGGCAGAGAACCTTGTGATACCCCTTCAGAAAAACCCAGATATATTAGCTGAACTGGGACGCCGGAAGGGGCAACAGCAAATCCTGGTAGGATTTGCTGCAGAGACCCATGATTTGGACCGATATGCTCGGAACAAATTGTCTTCCAAGAATCTTGATCTATTGGTTGCTAACGATGTTACACTGCCAGGCGCTGGTTTTGATTGTAACACGAACATAGTGCGAATATTTGCCGCCGACGGATCAGTCGAGGCTTTGCCCCAAATGGATAAAAATAAAGTTGCCAGTGAGATATTGCATCGCACAATTAAATTATTGAGGACCCACCGGGGAGGACGTTAG